A single genomic interval of Plantibacter sp. Leaf314 harbors:
- a CDS encoding S8 family serine peptidase produces the protein MAVILVVAPALPASADTVRDMQYWLDDYGFTTAWETTKGAGVTVAVIDTGIADGPTELNGAVAGGVDVSGLGSADGRTPVGSEGSEHGTLVASMIAGRGRTGGAGVIGVAPEARLLSISVGFGSEGSTVVPWDEQIATAVRWAVDNGADVINMSLTRNSLDWPTSWDDAFLYAFSHDVVVVAAAGNRGSGTVEVGAPATIPGVLTVAGVDRTGSASFDASSQGITIAVAAPSEQLVGVTPAGSSVQWQGTSGAAPIVSGLVALVRSAWPDLSAADAIERVTATAKQVGDSAQSPIYGAGLIDAERAVSATVGPASTSPEEQLSDWITLYRRAPQDTDPADGFHRPTPEPQPPAIPEGEAVEVRANPFLPTPSTLLYGSLPLALLLGTGSLVALGVIGATRHFKRVLRK, from the coding sequence GTGGCAGTCATCCTCGTCGTCGCACCGGCACTCCCGGCCTCGGCGGACACCGTCCGCGACATGCAGTACTGGCTCGACGACTACGGGTTCACCACGGCGTGGGAGACGACGAAGGGCGCCGGGGTCACCGTCGCGGTCATCGACACGGGGATCGCCGACGGCCCCACGGAGTTGAACGGTGCGGTGGCGGGCGGCGTCGACGTCTCCGGTCTCGGCAGCGCCGACGGACGGACCCCGGTTGGGTCCGAGGGGAGTGAGCACGGGACGCTCGTCGCGTCGATGATCGCGGGCCGCGGCCGGACGGGTGGCGCGGGCGTCATCGGCGTCGCTCCGGAGGCCCGGCTGCTCTCCATCTCGGTCGGGTTCGGCTCGGAGGGGTCTACGGTCGTGCCCTGGGACGAGCAGATCGCCACGGCCGTCCGGTGGGCCGTCGACAACGGTGCGGACGTCATCAACATGTCCCTCACCCGCAACAGTCTCGACTGGCCGACCAGTTGGGACGACGCGTTCCTGTACGCCTTCTCGCACGACGTGGTCGTCGTCGCCGCGGCGGGCAACCGGGGGAGCGGGACGGTCGAGGTCGGCGCCCCCGCCACGATCCCCGGGGTGCTGACCGTCGCGGGCGTGGACCGGACGGGCTCGGCGAGCTTCGACGCCTCGAGCCAGGGCATCACGATCGCGGTCGCCGCGCCGAGCGAGCAGCTCGTCGGGGTGACGCCGGCCGGTTCCTCCGTGCAGTGGCAGGGCACGAGCGGCGCGGCGCCGATCGTCTCCGGGCTGGTCGCGCTCGTGCGCTCGGCGTGGCCGGACCTCAGCGCGGCCGACGCCATCGAGCGAGTGACCGCCACGGCGAAGCAGGTGGGCGATTCCGCCCAGAGTCCGATCTACGGCGCCGGTCTCATCGACGCCGAGCGGGCGGTCAGCGCGACCGTCGGGCCAGCGTCGACGTCTCCGGAGGAGCAATTGTCCGACTGGATCACGCTCTACCGGCGTGCTCCGCAGGACACCGATCCGGCCGACGGGTTCCACCGGCCGACACCGGAACCGCAGCCACCCGCGATCCCGGAGGGCGAGGCCGTCGAGGTCCGCGCGAACCCCTTCCTGCCCACCCCGAGCACCCTGCTCTACGGGTCATTGCCGCTGGCGCTCCTGCTCGGAACTGGTAGCCTGGTGGCGCTCGGTGTCATAGGCGCTACCAGGCATTTCAAGCGGGTACTGCGGAAGTAG
- a CDS encoding DUF501 domain-containing protein: MSTPPFGPVSERDVEIVSAQLGRPARDVVGISARCVCGAPTVVSTAPRLADGTPFPTFYYLTHPAATAAVSSLEATQVMNEYTELLAEDEELRSGYASAHAAYLADRTSIAEVAEIDGISAGGMPVRVKCLHALVGHALAAGPGVNPIGDLALERATWSPEVCACADGQAGLG; encoded by the coding sequence ATGAGCACCCCTCCCTTCGGCCCCGTCTCCGAGCGCGACGTCGAGATCGTGTCGGCGCAACTCGGACGCCCGGCACGGGACGTCGTCGGCATCTCCGCACGCTGTGTGTGCGGTGCCCCGACCGTGGTCTCCACGGCACCGCGTCTCGCCGACGGCACGCCGTTCCCCACCTTCTACTACCTGACGCATCCTGCGGCCACCGCCGCGGTGTCCTCGCTCGAGGCGACGCAGGTCATGAACGAGTACACCGAGCTGCTCGCCGAGGACGAGGAGCTGCGGAGCGGGTACGCGAGCGCTCACGCCGCCTACCTCGCCGACCGCACCTCCATCGCCGAGGTCGCCGAGATCGACGGGATCTCCGCCGGCGGCATGCCGGTCCGGGTCAAATGCCTGCACGCGCTCGTCGGCCACGCCCTCGCGGCCGGCCCGGGCGTCAACCCCATCGGCGACCTCGCGCTCGAGCGTGCGACGTGGAGCCCGGAGGTCTGCGCATGCGCGGACGGCCAGGCGGGTCTGGGATAG